GAGGTTGCGCGGGCGCACCTGGAGCGCATCGAGTCGGTCAATCCGAAGCTGAACGCCATTGTGACGCACGCGCCGGGGGTGGAGGAGCGCGCCCGAGAAGCGGAGGCGGCGATCATGCGGGGGGAGGTGTGGGGGCCGCTGCACGGGGTGCCGTACACGATCAAGGACTGCGTGGACACCGCGGGGATACGGACGACCCAGGGGTCCAGGCTGTTCGCGGACAACGTGCCTTCAGAGGACGCGACGGTGGTGAAGCGGCTTAAGGCGGCCGGCGGCATCATGCTGGGGAAGACGAACATGCCGGAGTTCGCGTTCTGGTGGGAGACGGGGAACGCGATATTCGGCTTCACGGACAACCCGTACAAGAAGGGCTACACGGCCGGGGGGTCGAGCGGGGGAGAGGCGGCGGCCATCGCGACAGGCATGTCGCCGCTCGGCATAGGCAGCGACGTGGGCGGCTCGATACGGCTACCGGCGGGCCACTGCGGCGTCGTGGGGCTCAAGCCCACCCACGGCCGCGTGCCGCTGACGGGGCACCACCCGAACATGCTGCTCAGGTACATGCACGTGGGGCCGATGGCGCGGTCCGTCAGGGACATCGCGCTGGCGATGGAGGTGATCGAGGGGCCGGATGGGATCGACAGCTACTGTGTGGCGAGGCAGCAGTCGGCAGTCAGCAGTCAGCAGTCGGCCAGACAAACCAGGAATGTGCCGGCCTCCGGCTCTCGGATTGGCCGACTGCCGACTACCAACGACCAACTACCACTCCGCGTGGCCTGGTGCGCGGAGGGCGGGTTCGACCCGGTGGACCCGGCGGTGCAGGCGACCGTGAGGAATGCTGCGAAGGCGCTGGCGGATGCGGGGTGCGCGGTGGAGGAGGTGGGCCTGGAGTGGTGGCGTGAGCTTGACGGGCAGACGATGACGCTCTCGATCTACTCCGCGGAGGGTACGCAGTACCTTGCGCCGATCATCAAGGGGCGGGAGGAGCTGCTGGCGCCGCCGATGCAGCGGCGGCTGAAGATGGTGGACCCCACGTTTGAGGACTATCTGAAGGCGAACGCGGACGTGGACCGTCTGCGGGCTAGGGTAGCGGAGCTCTTCAGGTCTTATGACATTCTGCTGCTGCCAACGTGCCCGCTGCCACCGCTGCCGCACGACACGCGCGAGCCGGTAGTCAACGGGCGGACGGTGCACCCGCGCTCGACGCTCCGGCTGACGGTGCCGTTCGACCTGACCGGATCGCCGGCGGTCAGCCTGCCGTTCGGGTGGACGGCGGACGGCTTGCCAATCGGCGTGCAGCTTGTCGGCAGGCACTGGGAGGACGGTACGGTGCTGCAGACGGCGGCGGCGCTGGAGGTGTCGGCGGAGAGGCGAATAGTGAATTTGGAATAGTGATTAGTGAATTGAGCACTGCGCGCCATACAAACAATCTGCGTGATCTGCGTAATCTGCGGATAATTCATACGCTTTAGATCCTCATCCGGAAACGCATGCCGACCTGTTCGAAGCCCTCCCGGCGGTAGAACTCCTCCTGGCGGAGGCCGTTCGGCGGCGTGCCGAGCTCCACTACGCGGCAGCCGTGGGCGCGCGCGACGGCGAGGGCGTGCTCGACTAGCTGCGCGCCGACCGATCGGCTGCGGTGCTCGGGGACCACGTACATCTCCTGGATGACGGCGTAACGGCCGGCGGTACGCATCGCCGTCTGGAACGAAAGCGTGCAGACTCCGACTACCTGAGAGTCCTCTTCCGCGACGATAACCGAGCCCGCGCCCTCATTAGCAGCGACGCTCTGGAAGGCCGGGACCGCGGACTCGTAGGGGATAGGCCTCGCTCCCAGCTCTTCCAGGAGGCAATTGACGAGCTCGATGACCTTCTCGGCGTCCCTGGCAGTTGCAGTCCTGGTTTTCATCCGCCCCTCACGCTATTCGGAATGGTTGAGAATGGTATCACAGAAAGCCGCAACCAGTTTCGCGCCGAGCGGGCGGGACATTGACCGGGCGCTGAGGCGGACTTAGAATTCGGTGCGGTGACCACGCGATTGTTCAGCGCACGAACGGTGCAAGCCTCCACAATATGCTCTTCAACTCGCTCGTTTTCTTCATCTTCTTCCCCCTAGTGTACGCGGGATAATTGCTGACGCAGCGGTGGCTGCGCGTGCAGAACACGCTGCTGCTCGTCGCGAGTTACATCTTCTACGGCTGGTGGGACTGGCGTTTCCTGGGCCTCATCGCGTTGACGACAGTTGTCGACTTCGCGATGTCCAACCTGATCCACACCAGCAATGACGCCCTCCGCCGCAAGGCGTTCCTGGTCTTTTCCATCGTCTTCAACCTGGGCATCCTGGGGTTCTTCAAGTACTTCAACTTCTTCGAGGACAGTGCGGTCTCCCTGCTAAAGATGTTCGGCATGCAGCCGGACTTTTTCACGCTGAAGATACTGCTGCCGGTAGGCATTTCTTTCTACACGTTCCAGTCGATGAGCTACACGATCGATGTCTATCGCGGCGCGCTCAAACCGACGCGGAACCTGTTTGACTACGCGCTGTTCGTGTCGTTTTTCCCTCAGCTGGTCGCGGGGCCTATCGAGCGGGTGCCGCACCTGCTGCCGCAGGTGACGGGGAAGAGGACGATCACCTGGGAAGGCATCAACTCCGGCCTGGCGCTGCTCGTGTGGGGCTTCTTCAAGAAGGTGGTCATAGCGGACATGGTCGGCCTGATTGCGGACGAGATCTTCAACGGTTACGACGACCTGCACGGTATAGTCATCCTCATCGGCATGCTGGCGTTCACGGTTCAGATATACGCGGACTTCTCGGCGTACTCGGACATCGCGCGCGGCCTGTCGAAGATGATGGGCTTCGACCTGATGGTGAACTTCCGGTTGCCGTACTTCGCCCGCAACCCGGCGGACTTCTGGCGGCGGTGGCACATATCGCTGTCGTCGTGGATACGCGACTACCTGTACATCCCGCTCGGCGGCAACCGCGGCGGGAAGTGGAAGACTTATCGCAACATCTTCGTGGCCATGGCGCTTTCCGGCCTGTGGCACGGGGCGGCGTGGAACTTCGTCTTGTGGGGGGTGTACCACGGCGCGCCGCAGGTGGGCCACCGGGCGTGGCTGGACCGCTTCCCGCCGCCGAAGGACAGGCCGCCGGGCGGGTGGCAGAGCAACGCGCTCGTTGTGGCCCAGGTGGCTGGCATGTTCACGCTGACAGTAATCGGCTGGGTGCTGTTCCGCAGCCGCAGCATGGACCAGATCGTGGGGATGTTCACCCACCTGGGCTTTGGGGTAACTGACCAGGCGCTGGATCTTGGATACCAGCTTGCATACTTCACGCTGCCGCTGGTCGTTGTGCAGGTCTTCCAGCTTGCGAAGAACGAGCTGCACCTGTTCGAAGGGATCCGCGCGCCGGCGCAGGTCGCCGTGTACACGTACCTGATCGTGATGTCGCTGGCCTTCGCGCTGAGGGCGCCGAGCGAGTTTATCTACTTCCAGTTCTAGGGGCAGATTATTTCACAACTATCAAATGCACAATACCAGTACGAGATCAAACCGAATAACAGCGTCCAGAGTGATCCTCACAGTCCTCAGTGTGTTTGTCCTAGTTCTCATGGCCAATTTTGCGGCCCTGGTACTTCTCAAATCGGCCGAGAATGGGAATAGGGGTTATTGGCGAATAGGCGCAATGTGGAACCTTCTGGGCAGAATGGAGGAGCCTACCGACTGGCTAGTTCTGGGTGACTCCAGTGGGTTCCGGGGATTTGACCCAGCTGTCTGGCAGGACGCAACAGGCGAAAAGGCGATTAACCTTTCAGCGACTGTGCAAGTCGTGTCAGCCGGTTACGCAATGCTTCTGAAAGGTTACATTGAGCGGTTTGGAGCGCCCAAGGCGGTTATTGTTATTCACACTTACGATGCCTGGTACCGCGAAGTGGACACCTTAGCGGTCGGCCAGACTCCGCTTTGGGGTATTTGGGAGAATAGATCGGCTGGTTTGTTCTCGATTGTCCAGAGCGCAAAAATACTGCTGACCAAAATCTTTCCGATTTACTACAGCGATACGTCGCTGCCTTCACTGGTGCTTCGACCATACACTATTAGGTTTACTGCAAATCCGCTCACTATTGCTACCAATCGGGCCAGAGTCGCGGATAACGGTTTTGAACCTGCCCCAGGAACGGAAACGGATTCGGTGGTTTCGGACTTGGCCGGACATCTCCGATTCGTTTCGCGGGTGGCAGGTCGGAACGTGGAATTGTCCGACGTTAATAAAGCGGCGCTTCACCAACTCGGCGAACTTTCAGATCAATATGAATTTGATATCTACCTTGTTAACGGCCCGATTCATACGAACCTCAATGATGACCGAGACTTCCAAAACCACTATTCAAAACTCCGACAGGCCTTGACTGAAGAGATAGGTCCCTTCAAACGCTTGCATCTGTTACCGGGTGAACCCAAGACCTTTGAAACACATCAACTATTTAATTCAATTGACCACGTCACCGGCGAGAGCGCCGAATCATACACCCGGTGGCTTGCGGATAGGGTTGCACGGTAGAGAAACGGTGGCATGGCGTCATCGAATTCGTAGGTGAAGGCGGTGCCCAGAATGCCCAAATGGGAGGAGTCATACGTTGGGCGGCTCCGGTCAGTGGTGGGCAACCGGCGGCTGATTACAGCTGGCGTGCGGGCGGCGATTGTGGACGAGCAGGGGAGGTTCCTGTTCATCAGGCGTCGTGACAATGGGAACTGGGGGATGGTGGAGGGTGGCGTTGATCTGGGCGATTCCATCATGGAGACGCTGGCCAAAGAGGTCAAGGAAGAGACCGGACTGGA
This is a stretch of genomic DNA from SAR202 cluster bacterium. It encodes these proteins:
- a CDS encoding amidase, which codes for MVNEIVYMDAAETAERIRAKDVSPVEVARAHLERIESVNPKLNAIVTHAPGVEERAREAEAAIMRGEVWGPLHGVPYTIKDCVDTAGIRTTQGSRLFADNVPSEDATVVKRLKAAGGIMLGKTNMPEFAFWWETGNAIFGFTDNPYKKGYTAGGSSGGEAAAIATGMSPLGIGSDVGGSIRLPAGHCGVVGLKPTHGRVPLTGHHPNMLLRYMHVGPMARSVRDIALAMEVIEGPDGIDSYCVARQQSAVSSQQSARQTRNVPASGSRIGRLPTTNDQLPLRVAWCAEGGFDPVDPAVQATVRNAAKALADAGCAVEEVGLEWWRELDGQTMTLSIYSAEGTQYLAPIIKGREELLAPPMQRRLKMVDPTFEDYLKANADVDRLRARVAELFRSYDILLLPTCPLPPLPHDTREPVVNGRTVHPRSTLRLTVPFDLTGSPAVSLPFGWTADGLPIGVQLVGRHWEDGTVLQTAAALEVSAERRIVNLE
- a CDS encoding GNAT family N-acetyltransferase produces the protein MKTRTATARDAEKVIELVNCLLEELGARPIPYESAVPAFQSVAANEGAGSVIVAEEDSQVVGVCTLSFQTAMRTAGRYAVIQEMYVVPEHRSRSVGAQLVEHALAVARAHGCRVVELGTPPNGLRQEEFYRREGFEQVGMRFRMRI